The Vanessa tameamea isolate UH-Manoa-2023 chromosome 25, ilVanTame1 primary haplotype, whole genome shotgun sequence genome segment AGCTCACCCACGGACTTAGCGACAGTTCGGCCACAAGTTACACATAgagaaaatatatcaaatgctATTTAAGCaccttaaattaaacaaaataatatgaaaattttacaaatcgaaaagtataaaattatactttgatAAGCTCGGATGCGCtgtgtacattttttatatatttaatagaagttGATTAACATTATTGCACAAatcgttaattaaattatttcattatacaaTTATAGCTGCGTTATATAATTTAGGgaacattttatatcaaaaaaattaaaaaaaaaaagtgctcagaacgtataaaaaaaatctaaagttcCGCTTCAACCCGGGGCTAGACCAAAAAGTTTTGTATaagaataatttttactttatcatAACCCTAATCCGATGTTAGCGAAGCGCGGTTCCCAAACGGTGCAGTCCTGTGTATTTACACATCTTAAAAGTACACTTAACCAAACCTTACATAAGTTTTGCGATAGTGCTTCGACTgcaaataatatagtttacagcctacattagaaaaataatcTTACAATCCACACCATTAAAACCAATTaacaacattttctttttaatatacacaGACATACAATTACATTATGATGATACGATACTAGGCGAATAATTACGTAGTCGTATGTCTGTTGAAGCCGAATCGAATTTGCTGAATTTGTACAATATTCGAtgcttaaaaatatgaaaattacagTTAAATAGCTCTAGAAACGAAACAGTGGTCCCGACGCGGTACTCATCCGttaaacaatactatataaaGTACAAACCATATATTATAAGTCGAGCTTCATTAACAAAGTATACAAAAATAGTTCACAAAACAACAgtggattaaataaaaaagaaacgagTTGGCTTCTCGCGGATTATCCTTAgtctatgtttatattttaatataacttgtttgaaaatgtaaacaaactTCTCagaatgcaatatttttaagtctTGGCGACATTCATACGTGAAATCTCCTTCAGTCGTAACTGCAATAAGCATCTACGTGTggttagttataataattttaatattaattgtttacatTCACTacaagttttatcaaaataaattacaacacAAATATGAGACGGACCGCGCCGCGAGCTCAGCGGGACTCAGCGGGACTCAGCGGGACGCGGGTCACAATTAGTCTAACTTAACGTGGTGTAGCTTACTTTGCTAAATATTTGCGGCCGAGGTCACCGCTCACGATGATATGAGCTGAAAGCAAATGTACCattcacataatattaattatttcaacgtTATTAGAAATACAAGGAAACTAAATGAGGCAAgacaactattattttattattatccacacaaataataaaacaaaagtaaagtatCCCTAactacaaaagttttttttttttttttgcttaaataaattaataagtatttgttggCAACCCTAATTATGTGGGACATTACGATTAGCACGATCAAAATCGCATTGTTTACAAACTGTATTGTTCTATATTAACCCACCACTGACACGAGATTTCAACTAACTGCAATCTGTGTTTTGGGGTATATGATAGCAACATATAGGTAAGCTGTTTGTTTTTTATGGGGGAAACGTACCACGATTTACCAAACGAATATCTTGGTACGGAGGTGCATCTCGTTTATTTTGTagcgtaaatattaaaaaaaagtttatatgagCAAAGGTTACTTGCAACAACTTCACACaataatgaaatcaaaaatattcagCATCCATCTGTtgctgaatatttaaaaagtcgaCGGAAACAAAGCAGATAGATTCATAGTTATGTGTTTATCAAGCTTTTTAGTATCAATATTGGTTCATATCTaagataagtttaaataatggtCTTCGGTTTGgtgtttttagtaaattatgcaaatacttGATATCAAGGAtgtggtttaaatttattaattaataacgttaattacaaaacaaaacctttgctcttataattttagataaataaaaaaaaaacatcaaaatatatttaaaaataataatcgtgCATAAATAAGCATAAAATCTCTACCTTGAAAAGAAAAGCGGGAGTTTATCCATTCCACTTCATTtcagataataattttttttcataatatattattattgtaataatatataactatgtcCGTTTATAAACTATAGGTATGCTACGTAGACATCTACACTCCGCCCTTAACTCCTAAACATCTTAAATACACTGcaacaaacaaaaagaaaaacaaataaaaataaacgaattaaaaaaaaataagacatgcaacgattttatttccaaatatcATTTTCgcaaatcatattattttcttattaatataaataaaaaacagaatttgtatataataaaattttcgctattcattttcatataataatttttcaacttCGCGTcaataagaaaaaagaaaataaactttgtattgttttagtattaataaaaaatatatgtttacaaaatGATAGAAAAAGTAATAGCTACCTGttcattttatagttaaatatgttaattgaaTTCCAATAAAAgtcaaatgaaatatacttattgACAGAAATacgtatatctttttttttaaatcagaacaAGTACAATGACAATTTCAATGACAATGACATAAAAATCGATATAACAGTCACCGACGTATTAAATGACTAACTTATTTAGGGACTGCTAAAATAGGAGAGTATTTAATTCAGGAAAAGAAGTTATATAAGATGCCATTGCTGCAGCAAAATTagcaaaattttaaagatcGAACCAAAAAGCTGTTGCTGgataaaattaaacagaaaaaaTACTACTTTCTATCAATCCACGATGACAAGTCATGTCTggtcgatttttttaatattcataacttCCTTTGATAAATACTTCATCTAATGGGTAATATCTAAATGAATTACAAGGATTGTTCACCAATGTTATACTGAGAGTACCCAAATTAAGAGTACCCATAATAATActtcgtaatataaaaaatagtatacaaAACTCAACGCGGGTCAACTTGGAGTTGTATTGACCCTGACTTATATAAATCACATAATGATAAACTTTTCTCAACATTACATTCCCAATTAACTTAAAAGCTAAATTCGGTAACTAATATATGTcacttttacatatttaattttgttaaatgaacAGGAAACTAATGatcatatttagtaaaaaataaaatatatataaatcaaaaatcctttatgtacatattatataaaagttttgagattatattatatacgtcgCAGGGTGATAGCTGTGATATTATTAGTGACATTACAATTTTACGAAATGCCACAATTTCGTAAATATAACGggcaaatattaataacactgTACTGAACACGTCACAGACATGATGCGATTTTTTACTCTGTGGATTGTTTACTAACCGATTTGACTGTTGCCTTGATAAAGTCCTTCTTGTGCGCGAGATCGAAGTCCGGGTAGTGGCTGTACACCTGCTTGCACACCGTCTTCATCGTGATCTGCTCGAGGTTTGCTCCCTCGAGGATCTGCTTCACGTACTTCTTAATCTCCTCGtcctaaatatttttagtcttaGATAACGGTATGTATTGGTTTATAGAAATCATAAGGccatgtaaatacatatattacgaGAAAGTAAAGTAACTTAAGTGCTCACAGTAGGCGGCCGTTTAGCCTTCTTGTCCGCTGGCGTATCAGACTCCTCTCCGCTCTCCTCCTCCTCACTACCCTCCTCCTCCTCTTCTTCCTCACTGCCCTCTCCGGATTCTTCAGACGACGCCTTCTTACCCTTCTTGGCCGGTCGACCCACTGGCTTGGCACCACCCTTCTTTTTACCTATGACATTTAAATAGCCCTTTATAAGTCTTTATCCCATGACCCCAGCATTTATATAGAAACACTATCAGACCTGCCCACGCATGGCTGTAGCTATGTtagaagtttaataatattgtataatactgTTCAGCCAAAAATTGTTTAAGAAACACgctgaatataaatatgtatatggaacaaatttcatgtcaaaatattcagCAGTTCTGGCGTGATgcgcgtttaaaaaaaataacgatgttTATATAGACAAGATGAGAGTAAAAACTTGAATCTAGGCAGATAGTTAAAAAAACAAGTACAACAAATGAACTAAATGTAAGTGGCGTCACCTGGCGGCGTGGGAGCTTTCCGCTTGGCGGGCGTGGCCTTGGCGCTGGCTTTGGCCACGGCGCCCTTGCGGCCCTTGCCCACCGCGCCCGCCGGTCGCCCGCGCTTCGACTTCGGCTCCTGCTAAAACATTAATcgttaattatttcatatatagaaCTGACATAAGTATATCCATTATGTCTAATAATATGGTGGATTTCTACCGTATATTTGTTCTAGTACGTAGCTACCAAATAGTCGTAGTCCGGAATTAAAAATGAGAATTTGTTACAACTATGCACCTCAAGAACCAgacaatataatgtaattaaaattacattatacgtaataaataaacttacatcGGATTCTTCCGCGTCACTGCCGGACTCTCCCTCGCTTTCACTCTCAGACTTGTCGCTTTCATCGTCACTCTCCGACTTTGCCTTCCGACCGCGACCTCTGCTTGCTCCCTAGTGTAACAATACAGTATatcagattatttaaaaaaaatattgaatattttatcaaacgaTTTATACGTGTTTTGGAGTgtgttaagaaattatattctCTGAAATAAGTCTAAACTGTTGTAGAATTAAGTGTTAGTAAATGGTGGCATAATGTCATAGTTTGtgtaagatataattatgtatgtgtattcAATATGTGTAGATGTAAAAAATATCGACATGTGGTGTGTTGTGCTGTGTGGAGTGTCTCACCTTTACCTTCCTGCCTTTGCCCTTCCTTCCCCGCTTGCCGGGCTTGCCGGCGGAGCGACGTCGTCCGGAGCTCTTACGCTTGCGGCCCGGCCCGCTGGCGCCCTCGCCGGCTTCCGGGTCAAAGTCGGAGTCCGCCTCCGAGCCGCTCGGGTTGAAGGAGCCCTGCTTATATCATAGGTCATGTCCGAGATACCATTGAAAGTTCTTTGAATGACTCAtggaaatgtaattatatttaaagcataGTGAAGGACGTTCTTAATATTAACCTATCATGCGCTAGCAATTGACAATCATTGCAATGGActgtgtataataaaaaacactcGAACTCGTTTGTAACCATAAAAAACATCAGATTCACTCAAGCGGACAGGAGATGACATGGATCGCAATGGGAAAAATTAGTGACACTTACATCGGAATCCTCCGAGCCATCCTTCGCCGGCTTCGGCCCCTTGACCTTCGTCTCTGGATCGGTTTCGTACTCCTCGTCCGAGTAACCTAGGGACGAAACGGTATCATAGTAGACATAGAGTGGACGAAGATACGTAGTCGGTGGCGTGTGGGGGGGTGGCGCGTACCTCTATTGTGTATCTTGACGGCGGCGGAGCGGCGCGGGCGGCCGCCGGGCGCGGAGGTGGGCTGCGCCGCCACGGGCGCGCGCGCCACGCCCCGCGCGTGCGGCGAGTTGGCGGTGGGCTGCTGCAGGAAGCCCACCAGGCGCGCTGCCAGCTCGCTCGCGCCGCCTGCCAAACCATAGGAATATGTAAATTAGTACATacttttaaaccttttttttcccTTTAATCGAACCTAgcgtacatataaaaataacgattACTTATGATGGGAATAATTAAACGACATGGACGATCGATAAATAGCTGACTAAGGCGAACCTTTTTTGTCTAAGTCGAGCATTTCACACATTGTCCTGAGTTGCTTGAGCTCCATCTTAGCCGTCTCCTCGAGCTTAGCCTTGTATTCCGTGGAGCCGATGGCCCACTCGTAACCTTTGAACTTCTTTATGTTGCGTTTCACGTTGCGGTCCAAACAGAGTTGCTGtaataaattacacatttttatttattacattagtaatttatattactaataagtTTTCTCATATCAATAATtgctcaatataataaatttcttacatttaaaaaattaaaatgatgagTAGAAATAGATTCAATTGTTTCCATagattaaatagtaataaaacataaaataagcaAAATGCATTATGAACCCTActataaacaacaatattatatacattaatgatattaataagaCCCTACGTTAATATATCATGTATACaacttttactattttaattaattcaagatACACattaactttacaaataaaactccTTTGAacaaaaacgtaaatatttgtttaaattttcctttagtttaatgtttaattcacataatgtatttaacatttatcATAAAACTCACCCCATAGAGATACTGGTGAAGTATTTTCTGATCTTGAGTTTTGAACCGAGACAGTGAAACTTCGACATTGCTGATGTGTCCAAGAGGTATGCCCTTACCGGCTGGCAGAGGAACGGGAGGTTCTGttggctaaataaataaataaaaaaaaaaaatatatatatatacattacaattttatgCAAATACACAGAAATTCACTAACTGATTAAGCATGACGCATTATGTATGACGAAATAAagaaatacgaaatataaaatttctaaataaagaaaatatttagaaactATTTACCCCTCTAAGTTTGGCACGAATAGATGAAGGGTTTACAATAAAACCGTTTATATCGTAATGCAACTACATTGGTTTCCGCGGTGCAAACCAGTAAAAACCCCCAGTCagcatatttttttctgatatctTCAACAGTTATCATCTTTTAGCCAAATcacataaaactatatttactaCTAAAGCTACCTTGTAAATCCCTCCAGCCGTGAAATGCGTTTGAAAATATGTGAGGTCGTTTTTGAATTTATCGCGTTAAGACGTACATACAGATGTTTTTAattgctataaattaattagtaactgTACacgtattaattatgtaattaaattaatttatggaggttttgatattttttaaactacaaaactacgtaatgtttattttaaataattattcaaattcaaattgacTTCAGTTCATGATTTTATAGTAACCGGACAGTGTACTAGGGATTGTAAAgtcaaaaatagttattaattaagatATGGTATTATACCTCTCTCTTAGGTTTGGGCTTAGGTGCCTCCTCCTCTTCTTCTTCCTCTTCCTCCTCCTCTTCGCCCTCCTCTTCTCCCTCCTCCTCGTCATCGCCTTCATCGTCGCCTTCTTTAACCTTCTTTACTGGTTTCTTTActctataaatatactttaatttataatacaataaaatagattcTCAATACGTTAACGATTTTGGATTCAAcagaaaatgtatataaatacataaccactatgtatttataaatttaattttactttacagCCATATATCgtgtactttaataattatttgtttgcaAATAAGGTTCTGATTACTAAGCATAACcctttaatattatgtacttaaaaccaatacataatattagcaaaaaaatctacattaaaCATTAATCGCTTAAACACAATTCACTTACTTGTCTTTAGGTTTTTTCTCTTCTTCTTCGTCAACCTCCTCCCCCTCCTCATCCTCCTCCTCTTCTTCCTCTTCTTCGTCCTCTTCTTCTTCCTCAGTAtcctatataaaaacaaaaacaattacacTAATTTTGTTTAACACCCGTAACCTCCTAGCCTTTTATGTTACCTTCTTCTCTTTCCAAAGGATGTCTTGGAAGAGTCACTAGTAAAATCAGAGAAAGGAtagtcttttttatttatattgtatcgtaacattttacaaaaaaaagttataccgTTTTCATTTTACATCCTACTGATTATTTCATACgagattattgaattaaattattatttatttattacgagaatataatttttaactgcAGTAAAATTTTCTATAGATGACGGAATTAAAATCAAACCTGTCTTAAGCgcgtaatgttttaaattgcaatataaaaaataattatataatctagaaaaatgaaaattatgtttacattttttaatatcaaagaaaTAAGAAGATATATCTTCTTCGACGCGGATAACCTGCCTGGCTACGTAGTGCCTGCCTACGTATTAATCGGAATTGTTGAAAATCaggtcaaatatttattttatttcaattaaatctgTGACCTGTGACTGTGATAAATTAAATCGGTGATAAATAGGCCCATATATATGTAACTCTTATTTTAGATtaacataatacaaataaaaatacacagatattattttctttatattcttTTTGGGAAATATCGTTGgtacgttataatataataataaattttactcaaaaatatactttggcGCTTTTAGAATCAGGCCACagaaatataaactacatacatacacatatgaCATTTCTTTTGAAACATGCAAGTATTCCTTTGATGTCGTCCTCCAACAcagagcacgagacgaattgtaacaaaaaaaacgctcaaatatctaatttaaaaagttcatCAATAAAAGTCCTTCAAATTAATTCTAATgaacacaaaaaaattacatataattatccTTACCTCTTTCTTGGGTTTCTTTTTCGGAACTACTTTCTTAGCTGCTTTatcgttttcttttaaatcttctTTCTCATTCTCCTCATGAGTTTCACCATTTTCTTCCTAAAGTAACgttttcattgtttaaatataacagatttattttaaaattgcattccagtgtttaacaaaaatatattgttaattttttaatttggaaaaatatCAAGATAACAACAATTCTCATAATAAGGACATGAAAATATGTCTTTATAGGTTCGTCTAAACTTTTCATTAACTTTCAGCCACAGCCAGCTTTAATGAAACTATAAATAGTAGATATGTTTATCTACTTACCAGTTAACAACTTACATATACTTTTGTCTATTGTGGggcaagattaaaataaaatattttaaaagtgtagacaatatttaactttactcCAGACATCTTCGACGTCCAGATGTATTTTTGttgattattaagttttaaaattctCAGTGATTTGGATTTCACGATGATTATACACAAATTCAAGTGTCATAATTAAGAACGTTCGTACGATTACGTTCAATCGACTCGTGCTGACGACGGCGACGAGCAACGACTCGACATTTGTTTACATACTGATACGTAGCAACATGACTATTTTTGTTGAATtatctatagtatatttaaatagattccTCTTTTTCGATTTTCACATCCCTAGTTTATAAGTACATCACTAGATGTCCTTTGTAATTTTTGAATTAGCTCTTTTATCTGGTGGTCGAACTCATATTATCATCATAATTacgttaatttcattaaaacaatatttttattacgaaagaTGCATGATATACTTGAATAGATAAATTTACTAGTTATACTTTATACGAATCAGGGacagtaataattaattgaaataatatgttattacgCGAAGTTAAGAAGCTATAAACTCTGATATTGGCTCGGTAGACTTGGTAGGTACTAGATCTCTAATaacgtgatatttttatttgaattttcttGTTATCGTGGCACACCGCACAACCATATCGTAGTGTGTGTTAACCAAGAAGTTCACCCTATTGCGAATCACACGCGCGAACTGAAATATCATTTCTCCGCTGTCAGTAAATGAACGCACATCGAGGGTATTCTGTGACAACAAAGCTTATACGAGTGGCAACATTTTGTTATTCAGTTAAAAGAGTTGACTTCGCCCGAGTCGATTGTGATCGGCTGAATTTTGAAACTGAACAAAGACAGACTAGCTACTGTACACGAGTTAAAAGATATATTCTACTGGaaataccaaattatttaatttttttcctgaTATTTCAATATATGCAGTAAACGTTAAATATACATTGGGATAAAATGAAAGCAAGTACTTCGTCAATTGCTAGAATATTCGTATATAccctattccaatgggaataggagaaaagataaataaacagctttgaccttgaattgacatgacattttagttatactagtgaggagaaaattattgagtgaatgggtaaagaatgctgagaaacgatatattttattagttttacgtaattttttaaataaattttatataaattgcaaggtacatattcaaatttttagataacagcatttttaggcttaaataaaaattagg includes the following:
- the LOC113403120 gene encoding protein DEK isoform X1, whose product is MSGDTDKAKISDNQDEDKKSGAGDGQTTEDESSQDSKGESLTIADCQEPEVQGNTDVDHEDKQQGDAKSTTANGKEDDGPADDSKDEKDEKTDGDFKKEENGETHEENEKEDLKENDKAAKKVVPKKKPKKEDTEEEEEDEEEEEEEEDEEGEEVDEEEEKKPKDKVKKPVKKVKEGDDEGDDEEEGEEEGEEEEEEEEEEEEAPKPKPKREPTEPPVPLPAGKGIPLGHISNVEVSLSRFKTQDQKILHQYLYGQLCLDRNVKRNIKKFKGYEWAIGSTEYKAKLEETAKMELKQLRTMCEMLDLDKKGGASELAARLVGFLQQPTANSPHARGVARAPVAAQPTSAPGGRPRRSAAVKIHNRGYSDEEYETDPETKVKGPKPAKDGSEDSDQGSFNPSGSEADSDFDPEAGEGASGPGRKRKSSGRRRSAGKPGKRGRKGKGRKVKGASRGRGRKAKSESDDESDKSESESEGESGSDAEESDQEPKSKRGRPAGAVGKGRKGAVAKASAKATPAKRKAPTPPGKKKGGAKPVGRPAKKGKKASSEESGEGSEEEEEEEGSEEEESGEESDTPADKKAKRPPTDEEIKKYVKQILEGANLEQITMKTVCKQVYSHYPDFDLAHKKDFIKATVKSLISS